A stretch of Chiloscyllium plagiosum isolate BGI_BamShark_2017 chromosome 41, ASM401019v2, whole genome shotgun sequence DNA encodes these proteins:
- the fosb gene encoding protein fosB has protein sequence MYQGFSGDFDSASRCSSSPSEPQYLSSVDSFSQSVGSPTTTAQECTTGVGEMPGSFVPTLTAITTSQDLQWMVQPTVISSAAQSQAQAQLPALPQPSIDPYNLPGTSYSTGGMCPYSRGEPSKPTRSSRPRRARDETLTAEEEEKRRVRRERNKLAAAKCRNRRRELTDRLQSVSSRPRGIPSSNDPRDGTDGTGREGRGGAVKVASSRGAGGSHYVPGRASGEWCWGVCGIVNGTVWGWLPEECGGGVGGC, from the exons ATGTACCAGGGATTCTCAGGCGACTTTGACTCGGCTTCCCGCTGCAGTTCCTCCCCTTCGGAGCCTCAGTACCTGTCATCCGTGGACTCCTTCAGCCAGAGCGTGGGCAGTCCGACCACCACAGCCCAG GAGTGTACCACGGGAGTCGGAGAAATGCCCGGATCGTTTGTGCCGACACTAACGGCTATCACCACCAGCCAGGACCTACAGTGGATGGTACAACCGACCGTCATCTCGTCGGCGGCTCAGTCTCAGGCTCAGGCTCAACTTCCAGCTCTCCCCcagcccagcatcgatccttacAACCTTCCCGGGACCAGCTATTCCACCGGCGGCATGTGCCCCTATAGCAGGGGCGAGCCGTCCAAACCCACACGGTCCAGCCGGCCCCGGAGAGCGCGGGATGAAACG CTCACggccgaggaggaggagaagcgACGCGTTCGCCGGGAGAGGAATAAACTGGCCGCCGCCAAGTGCCGGAACCGGCGCCGGGAGCTGACTGACCGCCTGCAGAGTGTAAGTAGCAGACCCCGggggattccctccagcaacgaCCCCCGGGACGGGACGGACGGGACGGGacgggaggggaggggaggggctgtGAAAGTAGCATCTTCCCGGGGAGCTGGGGGGAGTCACTACGTCCCAGGCCGCGCCTCTGGCGAATGGTGTTGGGGAGTCTGTGGGATCGTTAATGGGACGGTGTGGGGGTGGTTGCCGGAagaatgtgggggtggggtggggggttgttgA